In Motilibacter aurantiacus, the sequence GATCGCGCGACGTCGCGGCACGTGACAGCACTCTGCGTGACAACGACGTCCCACTTCGATGTAGGCGCGACACGTCCCTCACCGCGGTGGCGAAAGGCAAGAAGCAGCGCCTGCTGCGGTGACAGTGCCAGGAAACAGACCTCCTGCAGCAAGGGGTGCCCGTCCGGCAGGTCGGCGTTGCGCATCGCCCAGTCGCTGAACATCGACACGTCGCGCCCGAAGGTGAGATGCAGAGCCGCTTTGTCCACGACCGCGCGGGCGAGAGCCTGGCCAGCCGGAGGCGCCGGCAGATCAGGCACTATGACTGCCACAAACATGGGTTGCAACGAAGCGTCGACCACCCCCGCGAAGTCGGTGATGAGCCCTGCCAAGCGCTCCATGCAGACAGGCATCGCGAGAGCTGTCCCGCCCTGCGACGCGAGCTCGAACGGGCTTGCAGCGGAAGCGGGGGTCTGCAAGAGACGCAACGGTGAGCGGGGCACCGGAAGGCTCCTCGGCAGCCCGCCGGGTGCCCCCAGGCCATGGCCTTGCAGGTATCGGGCCCCTCGTCCCACCGCTGAGTCCTTCGCGTTCTCGTCATCGATGTGATCCATCAGGATCGAAGCACCGGTGGTCTCCGCCTCGGCGAGGGCGGCGTACATGGCCACGCGCGCATGGTGCAGCCCGAGGGATTGAGCGAGGTGGCTCAGGCGGATCACGTCTGGCTCGATGGCCGGCAGCAGAGCAAGTGCGGACGACCTGACCTCCAGGTCGTTGAGGGCTACGCCCCACCGAGCCGCCCTTGCGTGGCGGACCGTTTCCAGGACCTCCCGTGGGTAACGATCGATCGCACTGCCCTCGATGTCGACGAAGACGCGCAGCTTCCGCTCTGCCTCCCAGACGGTCTCCAGCAAATGCTCCGGGCACGGGGTGATCAGCGAGTCCCGCCCGACGTTCACGAACAGGGACACGGAGGGCGGCAGCTTCGCGTCCAGGAACTGACGGAACGCCAGGGCACGGCATACCCAGTCCAGCTCGCCGGCACGTCCGGCGGCGCGAGCGGCGGCGAACAGTTGCAGCGGCGAGCGCAGTGATCCCTCCGGCCCCCGGGTGAGAGCTTCGAAGGCGACCACCTGACCCGTCACCGCGTCCGTGATCGGCTGGTAAGCGACCTCGACGTCCTGCTCCCTGATGATCCGAGCGATCTCGTGGTCGAAGCCTGTCGGCGTCCGGGCCACGTGCTCTTCGCGTCGCCGTCCGGGTAGCGCCGTAGAAGTGGGACGAGGAAGCTCGTCCTCGCCGCCATGCGGCCTTGCGTGCGAGCCTGCTTCGTGCCGCTCACCTTCGCCGGCGCTCACCCTCTCGCGCGCCACTGTGCCGCCGAGGGCAGAGTCCTGGTCGCGGGACCATAGAATCCACCGAGTCGTCCCTGACGCGGCCGGTGTCCAATCGTGCCTGATCCTGCCCATGCCGCCCATTCGCCCCGCAGATCCCGTGGATGAGGCGATGGCTCGCGATTCACTCAGGCGGGTGCCGTTGTCCGCGCGGACCGCGCGCGGCCCGAGAAGCCTGCGTCGCCTACAGGCCCGTGGCGTGGATTCCGGTGCCAGGATCGACCCGTGGACGTGTTCGAGGAGATCGCCGACGAGCGGCGGGCCCTGGCCGATCAGCTCGCCACCCTGACCTTGGAGCAGCAGACGACCAGGAGCCTGTGCCACGCCTGGAGCGTTCACGACGTCCTCGCGCACCTCGTCATGCCTCTGGAGGTGAGCACCTCAAGGCTCGTCCTGGCCGTGCTCCTGGCGGGCGGGAAGTTCGATCGGGCCAGTGAGCGGGTGACCCGCCAGCTGGCGCAGCGCCCCTTCGCAGAGCTCGTGGAGGTGTTGCGCCGTAAGGCCGACATCCGGTTCACCCCACCGGGCTCGGGCCCGGAGAGTCCCTTGGTCGACGTGCTCGTGCATGGCCTGGACATTCGCTGGCCTCTGCGACTGCACCACGACATCCCCGCGCCGCGGCTGCGTGAGGCGCTGACGTTCCTCATGACGGCGCCTGCGGGCCTGGTGCCCAGGGGTGCGCTGACCGGTCTGCGGTTGGAGGCGGAGGACATCGACTGGGCGCACGGAAGCGGACCGGTGGTCAGGGGCAGAGCCGGGACGCTGCTGCTGGCCGCCACCGGCCGGACTGCGGCCCTCGCCCCCCTCACCGGCGACGGGGCCCCCGTCCTGCGCGGCCGGCTCGCCGCTCGTTGAGAGCCGGGGGGACGAGGCCGGCGCCGTCAGCGCGGGCCACTCGCGATCAACTGGCGGCAGTGCGTACTCGACTAGCGCCAATCCAGACGTGGTCGCCGCGGCAGCCGCGCGTGGGTAGGTGTGCAGGGGAGTCGCCGTCGGCTTCGCCCGACTCGGAGATGCGCCGAGGTCGGACGGTGGGTCGTGGGAGCCGTGGTGTGTGCACCTGGCCGCCGGCCGCTGCTGCCGGAAGAGGGAATCAGCCTATCTGTGGCCTGGCCGCGGCTGTGTGGGTGAAACACTCCGGCCGTGTCTCGAACTTGTCGGCTCCATCTGGCCGTGCCAGTTGTCCTGTTTGCGCTCGCAGGTTGCACTTCGGGAGATGCCGGGCCGTCATCGGACGCTGCTCCTGCCCCCTCGACATCCCCAACGTCCACGAGGCTTGTCTCGCCCGCGCCGGAGAGCCGCCCTGTTGGAACTCTTGCCCCGCTCGAGCAGGTCTGGTCGGACACCCGACCGGTGTTGGACCTGGCTGGACAGAGCGGGTCGCGAACCTACCGGGTGCGCGCTTCTGGTCCGACCCGAGAGCTTGCCGCTCGCATCGCGTGTGTAGGGGGAGGCGGCAGTATCAAGCTGGAGTTGGAAAGCTCCGGGCAGGTCGCGACGTCCGAGGGCCAGTGCGACGGGACGCCGTCCGAGTACGTTTCCGTGGACGCGCGACAGGCGTCGGTCACGGTGGAGACGACTGATGGTGTGCGGTGGTCGCTACTTGTCGAGGACCCCGAGACCAGCCTGTTCGAGGACACCGACGCTCAATAGGTCACGGTGTCGCCACTTCCCCTTCCCCTTCTCGCTCCTTCGGCGTCCCCAAGGGATGCGGGAGACCCATCAGATGACATCCGCACTGGACGAGTTGACATAAGGTACGTTATCGGCGGCGAAGCAACACGGATAGGCGCGCTCAGCGCTCGACCTCGTGGTCGGCGGTCGGCCGGTGGGAGCTCATGGCCTGCCAGAGCCGGCGCCCGTAGAGAGCCAGGCCCGTTCCCGCGACCCGGTCGGACCACCACTGGAAGGGCTCGTCGCTCGGCACGCTTCAGCTGAGGTCGCCACCGGGTGCGGCGACGTAGCCGTTCAGGCTCACGCTCATCCCGAAGGTCAGCCTCCGCACCTCGTCAGCCTTCCTGTGCACCGGTCCCCGGGATGTGCAGACCTGCGTGGTGCGCGAGAGTCATCGGTCAGCGGCGGCGCGAGAACGGCAGCAGTGCCGCGCTGAGCTCGTCCAGCCGTGCGGGCACCAGTCGGTAGTACGCCCACACCCCGCGCTTCTCGCGCTCGAGCAGGCCGGCGTCGACGAGGACCTTGAGGTGATGGGACACGGTCGGCTGCGACAGGCCGACCGGCTCGGTCAGGTCGCACACGCATGCCTCCTGGCCCTCGTGGGCGGCCACCAGTGACAGCAGGCGCAGCCGTGTCGGCTCGGCGACCGCCTTGAGCAGCACCGCCAGCCGCTCGGCCTCGGTGGGTGACAGGAGGTCGCCCGTCACTGCGGAGCAGCAGGCAGTGCCACTCGCCACGGGCAGGGTCGTCGTCACTCCCCCAGGATGCCGCACACATTGACGGCTGTCGATATGTGGTGCAGGCTGGGCTCGACGGATCGACAGGTATCGATGCCCTCGAGGAGGAAGCATGAGCGATCAGGGGCTGCGGGATCAGGTTCGCGAGCGCTACGCCGAGGCGGCCCGCGCGGTCAGCGAGGGCGACGTCGGCTGCTGCGCGCCGTCCGCCGCAGCGTTCGACGCCGACGACTGGTCCGGCGCGCAGGTCTACGGCGACGGTGAGCTGGACGAGCTGCCGGCCGAGGCGGTCGCCGCGTCGCTGGGCTGCGGCAACCCGTTCGCCGTCGCGGCGCTGCAGCCGGGTGAGCGGGTGCTCGACCTCGGCTCCGGCGGAGGGATCGACGTGCTCCTGTCGGCCAAGCGGGTCGGGCCCACGGGCAAGGCGTTCGGGCTGGACATGACCGAGGAGATGCTCGCGCTGGCGATGTCCAACGCGGCGAAGGCCGGCGCCACGAACGTGGAGTTCCTCAAGGGCCAGATCGAGGCCATCCCGCTGCCGGCCTCCTCGGTCGACGTCGTGATCTCCAACTGCGTCATCAACCTGTCGACCGACAAACCGGCGGTGCTCGCGGAGATGTTCCGGGTCCTGGTGCCGGGCGGCCGCATCGGGGTCTCCGACGTCGTGGCCGAGGACTCCGTCACCCCTGCCGAGCGTGCCGAGCGCGGCAGCTATGTGGGCTGCATCGCGGGCGCCCTGTCGCGCAGCGAGTACCTCGAAGGCCTGGCAGCGGCGGGATTCGTGGACGCCGACGTCGAGTTCACCAGCGAAGCCGCCCCCGGCCTGCACGGCGCGATCATCCGTGCCAGGAAGCCGGCCGGGCCTGCGGCTGCTCGGGACGGCTCGACGACGACCGCTCCCACGCTCACCGTCCTCGCGACCGCCCCTGCCTGCTCGACCCAGAACCCCGGCGCGTGCTGAGCGGCGGCTCCCTCCCGGCGCTGCCGAGCCCCGGGCCAAACGTGCCGGCAGGTCAGATCGGGCGACGCCCGTGAGCGACCTGGTGCGTGAAGCGCCCGTAGGGACGGACGGTGCGCCGGTACTGGCCCGGCTGTCGACGCTGGACCGGTTCCTGCCGGTCTGGATCATCGCCGCGATGGGGGCCGGCCTGTTGCTCGGCCGTCTCGTCGACGGGCTCGACGAGGCGCTCGACGCCGTTCGGCTCGGCTCCGTGAGCCTTCCGATCGCGCTCGGGCTGCTGCTCATGATGTACCCGGTGCTGGCCAAGGTGCGCTACGGCGAGCTGCACAGCGTGACCGGCGACCGCCGGCTCCTCGTCTCCTCGCTGGTGCTCAACTGGCTGGTCGGCCCGGCCGTCATGTTCGCTCTGGCGTGGGTCTTCCTGCACGACCACCCGGCCTATCGCACCGGCCTCATCATCGTCGGGCTGGCGCGCTGCATCGCCATGGTCCTGATCTGGAACGAGCTGTCGTGCGGTGACCGCGAGGCTGCGGCCGTCCTGGTCGCGGTCAACTCGGTCTTCCAGATCGTGGCCTTCGCCGCGCTCGGCTGGTTCTATCTGGAGGTCCTGCCCGGGTGGCTCGCGCTGGAGCAGACCGCGCTGGAGGTGTCGGTGTGGGACATCGCCGAGTCCGTCCTGGTCTTTCTCGGCATCCCACTGGTCGCCGGCTTCCTGACCCGGCTCGTGGGCGAGCGGCGGCTCGGCCGGGCCGGCTACGAGTCCCGAGTGCTGCCCCGCATCGGGCCGTTCGCCCTCTACGGGCTGCTGTTCACCATCGTGGTGCTCTTCGCCCTGCAGGGGGACGCCATCACCAGCGAGCCCGGCGACGTCGCCCTCATCGCGGTCCCGCTGCTGGTCTACTTCGCCGTGATGTGGGCCGGCTCCATGGCACTCGGCCGCGGGATCGGCCTCGGCTACGCCCGCTCCGCCACCCTCGCGTTCACCGCCGCCGGCAACAACTTCGAGCTGGCGATCGCAGTCGCCATCGGCGTCTTCGGGGCCACGTCGGGCCAGGCGCTCGCGGGGGTCGTGGGGCCGCTGATCGAGGTCCCCGTGCTCGTCGCCCTGGTGTACGTCTCGCTCTGGGCGCGTCGCTTCTTCCCGCCTGCCCCATCCGCCACGCGCTGACCGCCACGGCGTCGCGCCCCGCTCCCCGACACTCCGCCGCCGAGAAAGGCCCGTCCGTGTCCGACAAGCCCAGCGTCCTCTTCGTGTGCGTGCACAACGCCGGCCGCTCCCAGATGGCCGCCGGATGGCTCGCGGCTCTGGCCGGCGACGCCATCGAGGTCCGCTCCGCCGGCTCCGCCCCCAAGGACCAGGTCAACCCCGCTGCCGTCGAGGCCATGGCCGAGGTCGGCATCGACATCGCCGGTCAGAAGCCGAAGATCCTCACCACCGACGCCGTCCGGGCTTCCGACGTCGTCATCACGATGGGCTGCGGGGACGCCTGCCCGGTGTTCCCGGGCAAGCGCTACCTCGACTGGGATCTCGACGACCCCGCGGGCAAGGGGGTCGAGGCCGTCCGTCCGATCCGCGACGAGATCCGCGCCCGTGTCGAGGGCCTGATCCGGGAGCTCACCGCACCAGCGTCATGATCTCGGCACCGTCGTCGGTGATGGCGATGGTGTGCTCGCTGTGCGCGGTACGGCAGCCGGTCGCGCTGCGCAGGGTCCAGCCGTCGGCGTCGGTGACCAGGACGTCCGTGTCCGCCATCACCCACGGCTCGAGCGCGAGCAGCAGCCCCGGCCGCAGCTTGTAGCCCCGGCTCGGCCGGCCGGCGTTGGGCACGTGCGGGTCCTGGTGCATCGTCGAGCCGACGCCGTGGCCGCCGAACTCGGTGTTGACCGGGTAGCCCGCGGCATCCAGGACCGAGCCGATCGCGTGGGAGACGTCGCCGAGACGCGCTCCCGGCCCGGCCGCGGCGATCCCCGCCCGCAGCGCCCGCTCGGTCGCGTCGATCATCGCAAGGTCCCCCGGGGCGGCGGGCTCCCCCACCACGAAGCTGATGGCGGAGTCCGTCACCACGCCGCCGAGGGAGACGGCGAGGTCGAGGGAGAGCAGGTCGCCGTCGGCGAGCGCGTAGTCGTGCGGCAGGCCGTGCAGCACGGCGTCGTTGACCGACGTGCAGATGTAGTGCCCGAACGGCCCGCGCCCGAAGGACGGCGCGTAGTCGACGTAGCAGGAGTCGGCGCCGGCCTCCACGATCATGTCCCGCGCCCACCGGTCGATGTCCAGCAGGTTCGTGCCGACCGCGCTCCGGCTCTTGAGCGTCTGCAGGATGTGCGCGACGAGGGCGCCCGTGTCCCTCGCTCGCGACAGCTCGGTGGGGCTCAGGATCTCGATCACGGCAGGCCTTCCTCGTCCGCCCAATAACTATCCCGGGCATGCTATCCCGGTATTAGTGTTGGGTCATGGTGAGGTTGCCGTTGTCGCCCGCCGAGGTCGCACGCGGGCAGCGCCTCGGCGCCCTGCTGCGCCGGGCCAGGGGTGAGCGCTCCATGCTCGACACCGCGCTCGAAGCCGGCGTCTCCCCGGAGACCCTGCGCAAGATCGAGTCGGGGCGCGTGGCCACGCCGGCCTTCCCGACCATCGCGGCGATCGCCGAGGTCCTGGGCCTCTCGCTCGACCTCGTGTGGGCCGAGATCAACCGGCCCGTGGAGGCCGCGAAGCCACAGGGCTCCAGGCGCGGGACGCGCCAACGCGTCGCGTCCTGACGCGCCCCCGCAGCCCCGCTGCCCGGCTGGGTACCGCACGGTAGGCCGCCGTTCACGCGCGAGTCGGTGGGGCTCCACGTCCTCGCAAGGCGGAGGCGACAGGTTCGGAGGCGCCCACGGCCGCGGCGTCAGCCTGCGTGGGTGCCGCGTACGACACCTGGAGCCTGCATGTCGACCGATCCCCGCCTTCCCGTCCCCGCCACGTCCGGGCTGAGCCGTCGAGGGTTCCTCGGCCTGGCCGCCGCCGGCACGGTCGCCCTCGGGGCGGGACCGCTCGCAGCGCAGCCGGCGGCCGCGGCTCCCCGTCCCCTGCGCCCGCTCCGCTTCGCTCTCGTCACCGACACGCACATCAACGTCGACGTGCCCGCCCGGCAGACGACGATGGCGGCGGTCTACGCGGCGGTCGCGGCCGAGGGCGTGGAGTTCGCGCTGCACTGCGGCGACGTGACGGACACCGGCCAGGCGGCGGAGTACGAGGCGTACCTCGCAACGATCCCTCCCGCCCTGCAGGGCAAGGTGCACCACGTCCCCGGCAACCACGAGACGCGCTGGGACGCGTCGGCGAAGCGTCTGGTGGAGGACTACCTCGGGGTCGCCGAGCCGTTCGTCGCCGGCGGCCTGCGCTTCCTCGGCCTCGACCCGACGATGGTCACGCAGGAGCCGGCGCACTTCACCCCGGACGTCCTGCGCGGCCTGGAGCGGGAGCTCGAGCGGGCCGAGCGCGCGGGCACACCGGTTGTCCTCTACCTGCACCACCCCGTGGGGGGCATCAACTACTACGCCGACAACCAGCACCGCCTGCTCGAGACGATCGAGGGCTACGACGTCCGGGCGCTGCTCGCCGGGCACGTCCACGCCGAGCGGGTGAGCCGCTTCAACGGGGTCACCGAGCTCACCTTCCAGGCGGTGCGCAACAGCCCCACGTACTACCTCGGTGAAGTGGTGGACCTCCCGGCCACCGGGTGGGTGCTGCGCTTCACGGCCGTGACGGGCTCCGCGGGCGGCACCGTCACCCGGGTCAGGTACGCGGACGTCCCCTTGACCGGCTCGCGTCCCGGCGCGCACTCCCCCGCCGGCGTGCAGGTGGGCCACACCGGCGCCGGCCGCGCAAGGCTCGAGGTGCGCGCCGGCGGCGCGCCGCTCGTCAGGGCGGAGTTCCAGCCGTACCCCGAAGCGCTCTTCGGGCAGACGGGGACGGGCTCCTGGCGGCCGCTGGCTGCGGCGGGGGCAGGGCTGTGGGCGGCGGAGGCGGACGTGAGCGCCCTGACGCCGGGCCCGCACAAGGTCCAGGTGCGCTCGCTGTACGCCGACGGCGCGTGGCACGAGGACGTCCGGGTCCTCACGGTCCCTGACAACGGCCAGGGTGCCCGCCTGGTGTGGGACCTCGAGCTGAAGGACCCCGTGCAGGCGGGGGTCGCACAAGCGGCGGGCTACGCGGTCGTCGCCACGACGTCGGGCGAGGTCGTCGCCCTCGACGTGGACGCGAAGCGCCGGCACCGCCCGTGGCGCCGGCTGCTCGGGCCGGTCTACCGGCAGCCCGGGGTCGACCTGGCCGGCCGCACGCTGTTCGTGCCCGCCACCGACTGGGGCCTGGTGGCCCTGGACGCCGCCACCGGCGTCACACGCTGGCGCGTCGACCGGGCCGACCCCGTCTTCGCCACCCCCACGAGCGCGGTGGTCGACGGGCGGGAAGCCGTCTTCTTCGCGGCCGCCAGCACGCTGTACGCCGTCGCCGCTGCGGACGGCAGCCCGCTGTGGGAGGCGGGCCTCGGCGGCAACTTCACGGGCCGCGCTGCCTGCGACGGCGCCCGGGTCTACGCCGGCAGCGGCGACGGCGCGATGCACGCGTTCGACGCACGAACCGGGCTTCGCCTCTGGACCTACACCACGCGTACCGGGACGGCGAACGCCCTCCAGCTGTACGGCCCCTGGGACGACCGGGTCGAGCTGCTGGACCACGGGCTGGTCCTCTGCTCGACCGTCGCGGCGTCCTACGCCCTGGACCGTGCAACCGGCGAAGAGCGTTGGCGGTCCACCGGCAGCTCGATGTACCCGCCGGCCCTCGTCGTCGAGGGCGCGCGCCAGCGCGTACTGCTGATCCAGGAGCGCGGGGCCACCACTCTCGTGGACGCGGCGGGCGGCGCGGCCGTGTGGCGCGCCACGCTGCCCTTCCCCACCTTCAACTCCGGGGCGGTGCGGCGCGGCGGGGCGGCCTGGGTGCTCGGTGTCAACGGCCAGCTGGCCCGCCTCGGCCTGGCCGACGGGCAGGTCGATGCCCAGCGCCAGCTCGGGACCGCCTACTGCTTCAGCAGCCCCGCGCTGATGGGCGACGTGCTCGTGGCCGGGGACCAGGACGGTGTCGTGCGCGGCGTCCTGCTCCCCTGACCGCCCCCGCCCGGTGTCACGCAGCGCACCCGCCACGGCCCTCGCACAACCGGCGCCGGGCATCTCGACACCCCGGCCCCTGCGCCCCTAGCGTGGCCGGTGGATCACTAGCGGTC encodes:
- a CDS encoding maleylpyruvate isomerase family mycothiol-dependent enzyme, which gives rise to MDVFEEIADERRALADQLATLTLEQQTTRSLCHAWSVHDVLAHLVMPLEVSTSRLVLAVLLAGGKFDRASERVTRQLAQRPFAELVEVLRRKADIRFTPPGSGPESPLVDVLVHGLDIRWPLRLHHDIPAPRLREALTFLMTAPAGLVPRGALTGLRLEAEDIDWAHGSGPVVRGRAGTLLLAATGRTAALAPLTGDGAPVLRGRLAAR
- the map gene encoding type I methionyl aminopeptidase gives rise to the protein MIEILSPTELSRARDTGALVAHILQTLKSRSAVGTNLLDIDRWARDMIVEAGADSCYVDYAPSFGRGPFGHYICTSVNDAVLHGLPHDYALADGDLLSLDLAVSLGGVVTDSAISFVVGEPAAPGDLAMIDATERALRAGIAAAGPGARLGDVSHAIGSVLDAAGYPVNTEFGGHGVGSTMHQDPHVPNAGRPSRGYKLRPGLLLALEPWVMADTDVLVTDADGWTLRSATGCRTAHSEHTIAITDDGAEIMTLVR
- the arsB gene encoding ACR3 family arsenite efflux transporter; translation: MSDLVREAPVGTDGAPVLARLSTLDRFLPVWIIAAMGAGLLLGRLVDGLDEALDAVRLGSVSLPIALGLLLMMYPVLAKVRYGELHSVTGDRRLLVSSLVLNWLVGPAVMFALAWVFLHDHPAYRTGLIIVGLARCIAMVLIWNELSCGDREAAAVLVAVNSVFQIVAFAALGWFYLEVLPGWLALEQTALEVSVWDIAESVLVFLGIPLVAGFLTRLVGERRLGRAGYESRVLPRIGPFALYGLLFTIVVLFALQGDAITSEPGDVALIAVPLLVYFAVMWAGSMALGRGIGLGYARSATLAFTAAGNNFELAIAVAIGVFGATSGQALAGVVGPLIEVPVLVALVYVSLWARRFFPPAPSATR
- a CDS encoding arsenate reductase ArsC, translating into MSDKPSVLFVCVHNAGRSQMAAGWLAALAGDAIEVRSAGSAPKDQVNPAAVEAMAEVGIDIAGQKPKILTTDAVRASDVVITMGCGDACPVFPGKRYLDWDLDDPAGKGVEAVRPIRDEIRARVEGLIRELTAPAS
- a CDS encoding outer membrane protein assembly factor BamB family protein — protein: MSTDPRLPVPATSGLSRRGFLGLAAAGTVALGAGPLAAQPAAAAPRPLRPLRFALVTDTHINVDVPARQTTMAAVYAAVAAEGVEFALHCGDVTDTGQAAEYEAYLATIPPALQGKVHHVPGNHETRWDASAKRLVEDYLGVAEPFVAGGLRFLGLDPTMVTQEPAHFTPDVLRGLERELERAERAGTPVVLYLHHPVGGINYYADNQHRLLETIEGYDVRALLAGHVHAERVSRFNGVTELTFQAVRNSPTYYLGEVVDLPATGWVLRFTAVTGSAGGTVTRVRYADVPLTGSRPGAHSPAGVQVGHTGAGRARLEVRAGGAPLVRAEFQPYPEALFGQTGTGSWRPLAAAGAGLWAAEADVSALTPGPHKVQVRSLYADGAWHEDVRVLTVPDNGQGARLVWDLELKDPVQAGVAQAAGYAVVATTSGEVVALDVDAKRRHRPWRRLLGPVYRQPGVDLAGRTLFVPATDWGLVALDAATGVTRWRVDRADPVFATPTSAVVDGREAVFFAAASTLYAVAAADGSPLWEAGLGGNFTGRAACDGARVYAGSGDGAMHAFDARTGLRLWTYTTRTGTANALQLYGPWDDRVELLDHGLVLCSTVAASYALDRATGEERWRSTGSSMYPPALVVEGARQRVLLIQERGATTLVDAAGGAAVWRATLPFPTFNSGAVRRGGAAWVLGVNGQLARLGLADGQVDAQRQLGTAYCFSSPALMGDVLVAGDQDGVVRGVLLP
- the arsM gene encoding arsenite methyltransferase; this translates as MSDQGLRDQVRERYAEAARAVSEGDVGCCAPSAAAFDADDWSGAQVYGDGELDELPAEAVAASLGCGNPFAVAALQPGERVLDLGSGGGIDVLLSAKRVGPTGKAFGLDMTEEMLALAMSNAAKAGATNVEFLKGQIEAIPLPASSVDVVISNCVINLSTDKPAVLAEMFRVLVPGGRIGVSDVVAEDSVTPAERAERGSYVGCIAGALSRSEYLEGLAAAGFVDADVEFTSEAAPGLHGAIIRARKPAGPAAARDGSTTTAPTLTVLATAPACSTQNPGAC
- a CDS encoding EAL domain-containing protein — translated: MARTPTGFDHEIARIIREQDVEVAYQPITDAVTGQVVAFEALTRGPEGSLRSPLQLFAAARAAGRAGELDWVCRALAFRQFLDAKLPPSVSLFVNVGRDSLITPCPEHLLETVWEAERKLRVFVDIEGSAIDRYPREVLETVRHARAARWGVALNDLEVRSSALALLPAIEPDVIRLSHLAQSLGLHHARVAMYAALAEAETTGASILMDHIDDENAKDSAVGRGARYLQGHGLGAPGGLPRSLPVPRSPLRLLQTPASAASPFELASQGGTALAMPVCMERLAGLITDFAGVVDASLQPMFVAVIVPDLPAPPAGQALARAVVDKAALHLTFGRDVSMFSDWAMRNADLPDGHPLLQEVCFLALSPQQALLLAFRHRGEGRVAPTSKWDVVVTQSAVTCRDVARSLLAVADTLEGGVLTR
- a CDS encoding ArsR/SmtB family transcription factor; its protein translation is MTTTLPVASGTACCSAVTGDLLSPTEAERLAVLLKAVAEPTRLRLLSLVAAHEGQEACVCDLTEPVGLSQPTVSHHLKVLVDAGLLEREKRGVWAYYRLVPARLDELSAALLPFSRRR
- a CDS encoding helix-turn-helix transcriptional regulator, with protein sequence MVRLPLSPAEVARGQRLGALLRRARGERSMLDTALEAGVSPETLRKIESGRVATPAFPTIAAIAEVLGLSLDLVWAEINRPVEAAKPQGSRRGTRQRVAS